The Cinclus cinclus chromosome 3, bCinCin1.1, whole genome shotgun sequence genome has a window encoding:
- the LOC134042532 gene encoding coiled-coil domain-containing protein 170-like isoform X2, which translates to MKSTKVCESSFLESHDRVLLEIPITREQMNHYRAAAETAQSELAALSVKYDCAQSELLKLRSSMISKEASFQELKAEAESYKESSARLMSRLLSLQTRIQEMEEKLCVLAASKSQAELTAQAAYKENLELKEELHEKSAKLNKHLNECEETVTQASKLSKSYEELLAHLSGFLDIDIREKEKPQEHLTSKVSEICKENVTLKDQVAALQEAVNVHEMESKANRETIMRLVSEVAKEQEKAAGYYQDMEKLSKDLDSAIIKRQTLEMEIRNLQEKLTVNQKALDTSKQELHNLKKSSWELDASLKSSREEARTAQNSSEAFKEEIATLLSCGSAIVKPSEKAILERIQEINCKEENKEKMVPQLETQLAKLTKALEDQTRLYHEALERSRKAEKCSENVHDQLKHLEEELLAGDLMQDVLKLEKQKYLKFLEQLNEKMKLDSVAVEVGFDMTMDVILARVEQLVKLEGDAVVENKTVAYSLRRKLKAQKEKLESKELHVNLLRQKITQLEEEKQARVALAVERDEANLTVKKLRKMIERLQKQLDLAREINTDLKAKLSETSELKIKTLEQDRTIEELSKSQGKLERMKEKAEKQLRSAKSELLLKERKATEDKEQNKNMLEAVTSEMKVLKTNLAELAKRERQLADFREVVSRMLGLDIASLALPDYEIITRLEGLIHCHQHHFFPCVCLKDMARTPEDQQRNIQPLH; encoded by the exons ATGAAGTCAACAAAGGTTTGTGAGTCATCATTTTTG GAATCTCATGATCGCGTTCTTTTGGAAATTCCCATCACTAGAGAGCAGATGAATCACTACCGAGCTGCAGCCGAAACTGCTCAAAGTGAACTTGCAGCACTTTCAGTGAAGTATGACTGTGCCCAGTCAGAG CTTCTTAAACTGAGGTCGAGCATGATCTCTAAAGAAGCTTCTTTTCAAGAGCTGAAGGCTGAAGCTGAAAGCTATAAGGAAAGCAGTGCTAGACTGATGTCTCGCCTCCTGTCTTTGCAAACACGGATCCAGGAGAtggaagaaaagctgtgtgtgctggcTGCTTCTAAAAGCCAGGCTGAGCTGACAGCTCAGGCAGCATATAAGGAGAATTTGGAGCTGAAGGAGGAGCTTCATGAGAAAAGTGCCAAACTTAA TAAACATTTGAATGAGTGTGAAGAAACCGTGACTCAGGCTTCCAAACTCAGCAAAAGCTATGAAGAGCTCCTTGCACATCTTTCTGGATTCTTGGACATAGAcatcagagaaaaagagaaaccacAGGAACATTTAACATCAAAG GTCTCTGAAATCTGTAAAGAAAATGTGACTCTAAAAGACCAGGTTGCTGCTCTTCAAGAAGCTGTGAATGTCCATGAGATGGAGTCTAAAGCTAACAGAGAAACTATCATGAGACTAGTTTCAGAAGTGGccaaggagcaggaaaaggcagcaggatACTACCAAGACATGGAAAAGCTTAGTAAG GATCTTGACAGTGCTATAATAAAGAGACAGACTTTAGAGATGGAGATCAGAAACCTCCAAGAGAAACTGACTGTTAACCAGAAAGCTTTGGACACCTCAAAGCAGGAACTGCACAATCTGAAGAAATCTTCCTGGGAGTTAGATGCAAGCTTGAAGAGTAGCAGAGAAGAGGCCAGGACTGCCCAGAACTCTTCAGAggcttttaaagaagaaattgcTACCCTGCTCAGCTGTGGATCTGCAATAGTTAAACCTTCTGAGAAGGCCATTTTGGAGAGGATCCAAGAAATAAATTGCAAAGaggagaataaagaaaaa ATGGTGCCTCAGCTTGAAACACAATTAGCTAAATTGACTAAAGCTTTGGAAGATCAGACCAGATTGTACCACGAAGccctggagaggagcaggaaagctgaaaaatgttCTGAGAATGTCCACGATCAACTGAAGCACTTGGAAGAGGAATTATTAGCTGGAGACCTGATGCAAGATGTTTTGAAGcttgagaaacaaaaa TATCTGAAATTTCTGGAACAACTTAACGAGAAGATGAAGCTGGATAGTGTGGCAGTGGAGGTTGGATTTGATATGACTATGGATGTGATTCTGGCCCGGGTAGAGCAGTTGGTGAAACTGGAAGGTGATGCGGTGGTTGAGAACAAGACTGTGGCATACAGCCTCAGAAGGAAG TTGAAggctcagaaagaaaaacttgaGAGCAAAGAGCTGCATGTGAACCTTCTGCGGCAGAAAATAACTCAGCTGGAAGAAGAGAAACAAGCAAGGGTTGCCTTAGCTGTGGAAAGAGATGAGGCCAATCTCACTGTCAAAAAGTTACGTAAGATGATAGAGAGGCTACAGAAGCAGCTTGATCTGGCAAGGGAAATAAATACTGATCTCAAAGCCAAGCTGTCTGAAACCAGTGAACTTAAG ATCAAAACTTTGGAGCAGGACAGAACAATAGAGGAACTCAGCAAGTCTCAAGGCAAActggaaagaatgaaagaaaaagctgagaaaCAACTTAGATCTGCCAAATCAGAACTTCTTTTAAAGGAGCGTAAAGCTACTGAagataaagaacaaaacaaaaatatgttagAAGCAGTTACCAGTGAAATGAAGGTGCTTAAAACAAACCTTGCAGAACTAGCAAAAAGAGAGCGACAG CTGGCAGATTTCCGAGAGGTGGTCTCAAGGATGCTGGGCCTCGACATTGCCAGCCTGGCTCTTCCTGACTATGAAATCATTACACGCCTTGAGGGGCTGATTCACTGCCATCAGCACCACTTCTTCCCCTGTGTCTGCCTCAAAGACATGGCAAGGACCCCAGAGGACCAGCAAAGAAACATCCAGCCTCTTCACTGA